A genomic segment from Gopherus evgoodei ecotype Sinaloan lineage chromosome 6, rGopEvg1_v1.p, whole genome shotgun sequence encodes:
- the LOC115653942 gene encoding cytochrome b-c1 complex subunit 10-like, protein MLNRLMGPRYAQLLQNWTPTLTVWGTVGAVGLVWATDWRLILDYVPYINGKFKKDD, encoded by the coding sequence atgctgaacaggctcatggggccccgctacgcccagctgctgcagaactGGACCCCCACATTGACCGTATGGGGCACCGTAGGGGCTGTGGGATTGGTGTGGGCGACGGACTGGAGACTGATCCTTGACTATGTTCCCTACATTAATGGTAAGTTTAAGAAAGATGATTAA